The following are from one region of the Lacinutrix sp. Bg11-31 genome:
- the porU gene encoding type IX secretion system sortase PorU has translation MKKILFGISVLLCTLAYSQQKKFNITWNTAKALSTGGSSITVPDFSPKEHYNFSFSNGVNFVAQWETNSNIKQSSVTLTNVKYVTISKLDLKDLDLKTIPSSIEYSLENTQAREDKYAFLTVSAIVKTGSNSYKKVTSFTVNYENSSSSFRTSNSPPISNSILSSGTWYKFGINKTGVFKLSKNFLNSLGINTNSIDPRGISVYGNGGKMIPYLNNDSYPIDPVENAIKVVGEEDGVFNDGDYVMFYGVGPEGIVDDPLIGTNINAYQDITYYYINIGFGSGKRIQNMMEPSGNVTTTISTFQDYQFHEVDEFNLAFVGRRWFGDELDIETTKTFDFNFPNLITTEPVKFVFNGASTSGSDANWTVSVNSDEVATITTLGISGDVYGVGAYYANNVSVTSDNINVKVDYDKLGVPSAVGYVDYISIEATRSLEFNGNQFQFFNRASAQASGVGMYTLTNASNVSEIWEITDANNITNKLNTETTLNFNANLGSLKKYIAVTTLDLYEPIKLGTSSVVNQNIKGTIFENSQGDFQDIDYVMVTPRSHLGQANRLAQINRDQNNLNVKVVTLESIYNEFSTGNRDIAAIRNLVKYVYDNASSPDKRLKYLCLFGDSSFDYKSRISSNTYNTPSWHAYNSYLLTDSYVSDDFYGMMDPNEGTMVAADRLDIAVGRILADSPERAKEMVDKVAVYYSNEAFGSWRNNFIAISDDVDAVYESILQETTDEISDEITAAKPFLNAIKIHADSYQQQASAGGDRYPGVATAIANAIENGALVVNYFGHGGEDGWAFERLFQKPDVQALRNDCKLACFVTVTCEYTRFDNPFRVTAGELVYWNKNGGAISLISTTRQIFVSVGVEFNIKLEEYLFSYNDSDSYADHEYPSMAEALRLTKNSNSIAGIGQKYLVFYIGDPALKLAFPKPNVKLTKINDMPVAGNTEVLEALSYTKLSGEVTDVAGNVLTNYNGKVETTIYDKPIQRETLANDNTYDGGELIKLEYETLGEVIFRGQSTVTNGEFEFDFIVPRDIGIPVGFGKINFYASTENPVSDQSGGDINILQIGGINENAAEDNLGPNINLYMNDENFVSGGITNESPTLLVKLQDENGINTASGIGHDIVALLDGDEVNPYVLNNYYVTELDDYTRGGLSYPFRELEPGLHTLTVKAWDVYNNSSTAELQFRVFDEKQSLVIENVLNYPNPFVNYTEFWFSHNSSEVLDVSVQIFTVSGKIVRTLNGQTTGVGTKSTSSTSRDIVWDGRDDFGDKIGKGTYVYKLKVHSSATNKTVEKIEKLVIL, from the coding sequence ATGAAAAAGATATTATTTGGTATTTCAGTACTACTATGTACTCTAGCCTATTCGCAACAAAAGAAATTTAACATCACCTGGAATACAGCTAAAGCCTTAAGTACAGGAGGTTCTAGCATAACAGTGCCTGATTTTTCGCCTAAAGAACACTATAACTTTAGTTTTAGTAATGGTGTTAATTTTGTAGCTCAATGGGAAACTAATTCTAATATTAAGCAGAGTAGTGTAACTTTAACAAATGTTAAATACGTTACTATTTCTAAATTAGATTTAAAAGATTTAGATTTAAAAACGATTCCTTCATCAATTGAATACAGCTTGGAAAATACTCAAGCTCGTGAAGATAAATATGCTTTTTTAACAGTTTCGGCAATTGTAAAGACAGGAAGTAATTCATATAAAAAGGTAACTTCTTTTACAGTTAATTATGAAAACTCTAGTTCGTCTTTTAGAACAAGTAATAGTCCGCCTATTTCAAACTCTATATTAAGTTCCGGTACTTGGTATAAATTTGGAATTAATAAAACAGGAGTGTTTAAATTATCTAAAAATTTCCTTAATAGTTTAGGTATTAATACCAATTCAATAGATCCAAGAGGTATAAGTGTTTATGGTAATGGAGGAAAAATGATTCCTTATTTAAATAATGATAGTTATCCTATTGATCCTGTAGAGAATGCTATAAAAGTTGTTGGAGAAGAAGATGGTGTCTTTAATGATGGTGATTACGTTATGTTTTATGGAGTTGGACCTGAGGGTATTGTGGACGATCCTTTAATTGGTACTAATATTAATGCATATCAAGATATTACATATTATTATATAAATATTGGGTTTGGTAGTGGTAAAAGAATTCAAAACATGATGGAGCCTTCTGGTAATGTAACAACTACCATTTCAACTTTTCAAGATTACCAATTTCATGAAGTAGATGAGTTTAATCTTGCTTTTGTAGGTAGAAGATGGTTTGGAGATGAATTGGATATTGAAACTACAAAAACTTTCGATTTTAATTTTCCTAACCTTATAACTACAGAACCTGTTAAATTTGTTTTTAATGGAGCATCTACTTCAGGTAGTGATGCTAATTGGACTGTTAGTGTAAATAGTGACGAGGTTGCAACAATTACAACTCTTGGTATTAGTGGAGATGTTTATGGTGTAGGTGCATATTATGCTAATAATGTATCTGTAACTTCGGATAACATTAATGTAAAAGTTGATTACGATAAGTTAGGAGTGCCAAGTGCTGTTGGGTATGTTGATTATATTTCAATAGAAGCCACAAGGTCTTTAGAATTTAATGGAAATCAATTTCAGTTTTTTAATCGAGCTTCCGCTCAGGCATCAGGTGTTGGAATGTATACATTAACTAATGCATCAAATGTGTCAGAAATATGGGAAATAACAGATGCAAACAATATTACTAATAAGCTAAATACGGAAACTACTTTAAATTTTAATGCAAACTTAGGGAGCTTAAAAAAGTATATAGCAGTTACAACTTTAGACTTATACGAACCAATTAAACTAGGGACCTCTTCAGTAGTAAATCAAAATATTAAAGGTACTATATTTGAAAATAGTCAAGGCGATTTTCAAGATATAGACTATGTTATGGTTACACCTAGATCTCATCTAGGTCAGGCAAATCGCTTAGCACAAATAAATAGAGATCAAAATAATTTAAACGTTAAAGTAGTTACATTAGAATCTATTTACAATGAATTTAGTACTGGAAATAGAGATATAGCTGCTATTCGAAATTTGGTGAAATATGTATATGATAATGCAAGTTCACCAGATAAAAGACTAAAATATTTATGCCTTTTTGGTGATAGCTCATTCGATTATAAAAGTAGGATATCATCAAACACTTACAATACACCTTCTTGGCATGCCTATAATAGTTATTTGTTAACAGATTCATATGTTTCTGATGATTTTTATGGTATGATGGATCCAAATGAAGGTACTATGGTTGCTGCTGATAGATTAGACATAGCGGTAGGTAGAATATTAGCAGATTCTCCAGAACGAGCAAAGGAAATGGTAGATAAGGTAGCTGTGTATTATTCTAATGAGGCTTTTGGTAGTTGGAGAAATAATTTTATAGCAATTTCAGATGATGTAGATGCGGTTTATGAAAGTATTCTTCAAGAAACAACAGATGAAATTTCAGATGAAATTACAGCTGCTAAACCGTTCTTAAATGCAATTAAAATTCATGCAGATTCATACCAACAACAAGCTTCTGCTGGAGGAGATCGTTATCCAGGAGTTGCTACAGCAATTGCCAATGCTATAGAAAATGGAGCATTAGTTGTTAATTATTTCGGGCATGGAGGAGAAGATGGTTGGGCATTCGAAAGGTTGTTTCAAAAGCCAGATGTTCAAGCGCTTAGGAACGATTGCAAGTTAGCTTGTTTTGTAACTGTAACTTGTGAATATACGAGATTCGATAACCCATTTCGCGTTACTGCAGGTGAATTAGTGTACTGGAATAAAAATGGAGGCGCAATTTCTTTAATATCAACAACACGTCAAATTTTTGTATCTGTTGGAGTTGAATTTAATATTAAATTAGAAGAGTATCTGTTTTCGTATAATGATTCTGATAGTTATGCAGATCATGAATATCCATCAATGGCAGAAGCGCTTAGACTTACAAAAAACAGTAACAGTATTGCTGGAATTGGTCAAAAATATTTAGTGTTTTATATTGGAGATCCAGCATTAAAATTAGCATTTCCAAAACCAAACGTTAAATTAACCAAAATAAACGATATGCCAGTTGCTGGTAATACAGAAGTTCTTGAGGCTTTAAGCTATACAAAATTATCTGGAGAAGTTACAGATGTTGCAGGTAATGTACTAACTAATTATAATGGTAAAGTAGAAACAACTATTTACGATAAACCAATACAAAGAGAAACATTAGCAAACGATAATACTTATGATGGAGGCGAACTCATTAAATTAGAATACGAAACCTTAGGTGAAGTTATTTTTAGAGGTCAATCTACTGTTACAAATGGAGAATTCGAATTCGATTTTATTGTACCTAGAGATATTGGAATTCCTGTTGGTTTTGGTAAAATTAATTTCTATGCATCCACAGAGAATCCAGTAAGTGATCAATCTGGTGGTGATATAAATATACTTCAAATTGGAGGTATAAATGAAAATGCAGCCGAAGATAATCTTGGCCCAAACATAAATTTGTATATGAACGACGAAAATTTCGTTTCCGGTGGAATAACAAACGAATCACCAACGTTGTTAGTGAAACTGCAAGACGAAAACGGAATTAATACAGCTAGTGGTATTGGTCATGATATAGTTGCTCTTTTAGATGGAGATGAAGTAAACCCATATGTGCTTAATAATTACTATGTAACCGAGTTAGACGATTATACAAGAGGAGGTTTAAGCTATCCTTTTAGAGAATTAGAACCTGGATTACATACTTTAACAGTTAAAGCTTGGGATGTGTACAATAATTCATCAACTGCAGAGTTACAGTTTAGGGTTTTCGACGAAAAACAAAGCTTAGTAATAGAAAACGTACTAAACTATCCAAATCCATTTGTAAACTATACCGAGTTTTGGTTTAGCCATAACAGTTCTGAAGTCTTAGATGTTTCTGTGCAAATATTTACCGTATCTGGTAAAATAGTTAGAACATTAAATGGACAAACAACTGGAGTTGGTACAAAATCCACAAGCTCAACATCTCGAGATATTGTATGGGATGGTAGAGACGATTTTGGAGATAAAATAGGGAAAGGGACTTATGTTTATAAGCTAAAAGTACACTCTAGTGCTACTAATAAAACAGTAGAAAAAATTGAAAAACTTGTAATCCTATAA
- the porV gene encoding type IX secretion system outer membrane channel protein PorV: MKKNILIIIVFVFAFNSNAQSSFQIEPYQDTRVITTGVPFLLIAPDARAAAMGDMGVATSPDAFSQQWNPAKYVFSTAKSGVAVSYTPYLSKLVNDIFLGNVTYFNRLNDQSAFAASFKYFSLGDIEFVEDENSTPLLQSPNELTVDLSYSLRLSDQFGMAVAMRYLRSDLKLNFGDNDVTAGSTFGVDITGYYQSEEEAYNDFNGRWRGGFALQNLGPKFKYDEGGQENFQPTTLRLGGGFDFIFDQYNKLGATVEFAKLLVPTPPVRGKRTEYIESGDNEGYQSGEDEFVAEEPDYIIEGQDNNVDFMSGVFQSFGDAPGGGKEELQEFTYAVGLEYLYQDSFAFRAGYFNEHETKGARKFFALGAGFKYNVLNIDLSYLFSASKVQSPLESTLRFSLTFNLGEGEYTEY; encoded by the coding sequence ATGAAAAAGAATATTTTAATAATAATCGTGTTTGTTTTTGCTTTTAATAGTAACGCACAAAGTTCATTTCAAATAGAACCTTATCAAGATACTAGAGTAATAACAACTGGAGTACCATTTCTTTTAATAGCTCCAGATGCTCGAGCAGCAGCGATGGGAGATATGGGAGTTGCAACATCACCAGATGCATTTTCACAACAATGGAATCCTGCTAAGTACGTTTTTTCTACAGCAAAATCTGGTGTTGCAGTAAGTTATACACCATACTTAAGTAAACTAGTTAACGATATTTTTTTAGGAAACGTTACCTACTTTAATAGGTTAAACGACCAAAGTGCCTTTGCAGCAAGTTTTAAATATTTTTCGTTAGGAGATATTGAGTTTGTTGAAGACGAGAATTCAACACCGCTTTTACAGTCTCCAAATGAGTTAACAGTAGACTTGTCTTATAGCTTAAGGTTAAGCGACCAATTTGGTATGGCAGTAGCCATGCGTTACTTAAGATCAGATTTAAAATTAAATTTTGGCGATAATGATGTTACAGCTGGAAGTACTTTTGGTGTAGATATTACAGGTTATTATCAAAGTGAAGAAGAAGCTTATAACGATTTTAATGGTCGTTGGAGAGGAGGTTTTGCGCTTCAAAACTTAGGACCTAAATTCAAATATGACGAAGGAGGGCAAGAAAATTTCCAACCAACAACATTGCGTTTAGGAGGTGGTTTCGACTTTATCTTCGATCAATACAATAAATTAGGAGCAACAGTAGAATTTGCGAAGTTGCTTGTCCCAACACCTCCAGTTCGTGGAAAAAGAACAGAATATATAGAAAGTGGTGATAACGAAGGATATCAATCCGGAGAGGATGAATTTGTTGCTGAAGAACCAGACTATATTATCGAAGGTCAAGATAATAATGTAGATTTCATGTCAGGTGTTTTTCAATCTTTTGGTGATGCGCCAGGAGGAGGGAAAGAAGAATTACAAGAATTTACTTACGCAGTAGGTTTAGAATATTTATATCAAGACTCCTTTGCTTTTAGAGCAGGTTATTTTAATGAGCACGAAACAAAAGGAGCGCGTAAGTTCTTTGCTTTAGGAGCAGGTTTTAAATACAATGTTCTTAATATAGATTTATCATACCTATTCTCTGCATCAAAAGTGCAAAGTCCACTAGAAAGTACATTACGTTTTTCTTTAACGTTTAATCTTGGAGAAGGAGAGTATACAGAGTATTAA
- the cdd gene encoding cytidine deaminase, whose translation MKEVKIESKLYVFDTLEETPKDIQSLMQNAIEARNNAYAPYSKFHVGTAILLDNGEIISGSNQENASYPSGLCAERTAIFYAGAKYPKAKIIKMAITAASQNQKTDSPIPPCGACRQSIAEYETKQDQFIEIYFMGEIGKVMKSNSLANLLPFGFDSSNL comes from the coding sequence ATGAAAGAAGTCAAGATTGAATCTAAACTATATGTTTTCGATACTTTAGAAGAAACACCAAAAGACATCCAAAGTCTAATGCAAAATGCAATTGAAGCTAGAAATAATGCTTATGCACCTTATTCTAAGTTTCATGTTGGTACTGCTATATTACTCGATAATGGTGAAATAATTTCAGGTAGTAATCAAGAAAACGCTTCTTATCCTTCAGGATTATGTGCAGAGCGAACAGCTATTTTTTATGCAGGAGCAAAATATCCAAAAGCAAAAATTATAAAAATGGCTATTACAGCAGCTTCTCAAAATCAAAAAACAGATTCGCCAATTCCACCTTGTGGAGCCTGTAGGCAGTCTATTGCTGAATATGAAACCAAGCAAGATCAATTCATAGAAATTTATTTTATGGGAGAGATTGGAAAGGTTATGAAATCTAATTCATTAGCCAATTTGTTACCTTTTGGATTCGATTCTTCAAATCTATAA
- the pdhA gene encoding pyruvate dehydrogenase (acetyl-transferring) E1 component subunit alpha, giving the protein MQKITKEVYLKWYEDMYFWRKFEDKLAAVYIQQKVRGFLHLYNGQEAVLAGALHAMDLTKDKMITAYRNHVQPIGMGVDPKRVMAELFGKATGTSQGLGGSMHIFSKEHRFYGGHGIVGGQIPLGAGMAFGDKYHNIDAVTICCFGDGAARQGSLHETFNMAMLWNLPVVFVCENNGYAMGTSVDRTANHTDIWKLGRGYEMPCGPVDGMNPIKVAEAFDEAITRARTGGGPTFLEVKTYRYRGHSMSDAQHYRTKAEVEEYKKIDPIKQVKDIILKEKYATEDDLKAIDKRVKVSVAECEKFADESPYPEKSLMYDAVYEQEDYPFIEHKIK; this is encoded by the coding sequence ATGCAGAAAATAACTAAAGAAGTTTACCTTAAATGGTATGAAGACATGTATTTCTGGAGGAAGTTTGAAGACAAACTTGCTGCAGTTTATATCCAACAAAAAGTTAGAGGATTCCTTCACTTATATAATGGTCAAGAAGCAGTATTAGCAGGCGCTTTACATGCAATGGATCTAACCAAAGATAAAATGATTACTGCATATCGTAATCACGTGCAACCTATAGGTATGGGAGTAGATCCTAAACGTGTAATGGCAGAATTGTTTGGTAAAGCAACAGGAACGTCTCAAGGTTTAGGTGGTTCTATGCATATTTTTTCTAAAGAACATCGTTTTTATGGAGGACATGGTATTGTTGGAGGTCAAATTCCACTAGGAGCAGGAATGGCTTTTGGAGATAAATACCACAATATAGATGCAGTGACTATTTGCTGTTTTGGTGATGGTGCAGCTAGACAAGGTTCGCTTCACGAAACATTTAATATGGCAATGCTTTGGAATTTACCTGTAGTATTCGTTTGCGAAAACAACGGTTATGCCATGGGAACAAGTGTGGATCGTACTGCAAACCATACAGATATTTGGAAACTAGGCCGTGGATACGAAATGCCTTGTGGACCTGTAGATGGAATGAACCCTATTAAAGTTGCCGAAGCTTTTGATGAAGCAATTACTCGTGCAAGAACAGGTGGAGGACCAACTTTTTTAGAAGTAAAAACATACAGATATAGAGGTCACTCTATGTCTGATGCACAACATTATAGAACAAAAGCTGAGGTAGAGGAATATAAGAAAATTGATCCTATCAAGCAGGTTAAAGATATTATTCTTAAAGAAAAATATGCTACCGAAGACGATTTAAAAGCAATTGATAAACGCGTTAAGGTTTCTGTAGCTGAATGTGAGAAGTTCGCAGACGAATCTCCATATCCAGAAAAAAGCTTAATGTATGATGCAGTATACGAGCAAGAAGATTATCCATTTATAGAGCATAAAATAAAATAA
- a CDS encoding pyruvate dehydrogenase complex dihydrolipoamide acetyltransferase yields MAEVINMPRLSDTMEEGTVASWLKKVGDKIEEGDILAEIETDKATMEFESFNEGVLLYIGIQEGETAKVDTLLAIIGDANEDISGLINGNTSEEKTEETTKSVSEEPKQEEALPEGVIVVTMPRLSDTMEEGTVATWLKKIGDTVEEGDILAEIETDKATMEFESFQSGTLLFIGLEEGASAKVDSLLAIIGPAGTDVSSIVKNFAAEGSSAKKEEAPKQEAPKEEVKKAAPKQQAKAPVSTSNSDSGRVFISPLAKKMAEEKGIQLSQVKGSGENGRIVKRDIENFTPSASASASTAKFVAIGQEDFDEIPNSNMRKAIAKNLAKSKFSAPHYYLNVEFDMENAIAFREQYNSIPDIKISYNDIIVKACALALKEHPQVNSQWFDDRMQLNNHVHIGVAVAVPDGLLVPVVKFANEQSLPQIGAAVREYAGKARSKKLALDEMEGSTFTISNLGMFGIDSFTSIINQPNSAILSVGNIVEKPVVKNGQIVVGNTMKLCLACDHRTVDGATGAKFLQTLKGYIESPVTMLV; encoded by the coding sequence ATGGCTGAAGTAATAAACATGCCGCGTTTAAGCGACACAATGGAAGAAGGAACTGTAGCAAGTTGGCTTAAAAAAGTAGGCGATAAAATAGAGGAAGGCGATATTTTAGCTGAAATTGAAACAGATAAGGCTACTATGGAATTTGAGTCTTTTAACGAAGGAGTCTTATTATATATTGGTATCCAAGAAGGTGAAACAGCAAAAGTTGATACGCTTTTAGCTATTATCGGTGATGCAAATGAGGATATTTCGGGTTTAATAAACGGGAATACTTCTGAAGAAAAAACAGAAGAAACTACTAAGAGCGTAAGCGAAGAACCTAAACAAGAAGAAGCATTACCAGAAGGTGTAATAGTAGTAACTATGCCACGTTTAAGTGATACAATGGAAGAAGGAACTGTGGCAACATGGTTAAAAAAAATAGGTGATACTGTAGAAGAAGGCGATATTTTAGCCGAAATTGAAACAGATAAAGCCACAATGGAATTCGAATCTTTTCAATCTGGAACGTTATTGTTTATAGGTTTAGAAGAAGGAGCTTCAGCAAAAGTAGATTCTTTATTAGCTATTATTGGTCCTGCAGGTACAGATGTTTCATCTATTGTTAAAAACTTTGCAGCCGAAGGTTCATCAGCTAAAAAAGAAGAAGCACCAAAGCAAGAGGCTCCAAAAGAAGAAGTAAAGAAAGCAGCGCCTAAGCAACAAGCTAAAGCACCTGTTTCAACATCAAATTCAGATTCTGGTAGAGTCTTTATTTCTCCTTTAGCTAAAAAAATGGCAGAAGAGAAAGGTATACAACTTAGTCAAGTTAAAGGTTCTGGAGAAAATGGACGTATTGTTAAGCGTGATATCGAAAACTTTACACCATCTGCATCAGCATCTGCTTCAACAGCTAAATTTGTAGCAATTGGTCAAGAAGATTTCGACGAAATACCAAACTCAAACATGCGTAAAGCAATTGCTAAAAACTTAGCGAAGTCTAAATTTTCGGCACCACATTATTATTTAAATGTTGAGTTTGATATGGAAAATGCAATAGCATTTAGAGAGCAATACAACTCGATTCCAGATATAAAAATTTCTTATAACGATATTATTGTTAAAGCATGTGCTTTAGCATTAAAAGAGCATCCACAAGTTAACTCTCAGTGGTTCGACGATAGAATGCAATTAAACAATCACGTACATATTGGTGTTGCAGTAGCAGTGCCAGATGGATTGTTAGTACCTGTAGTTAAATTTGCAAACGAGCAAAGTTTACCTCAAATTGGTGCAGCTGTTAGAGAATATGCTGGTAAAGCAAGAAGTAAAAAATTAGCTTTAGACGAAATGGAAGGTAGTACATTTACTATTTCTAATTTAGGAATGTTCGGTATCGATAGTTTTACGTCGATTATTAATCAACCTAATTCAGCAATTTTATCTGTTGGTAATATTGTTGAAAAACCAGTAGTTAAAAACGGACAAATTGTAGTTGGTAACACTATGAAATTATGTTTAGCTTGCGATCATAGAACGGTCGATGGAGCAACTGGAGCAAAATTTTTACAAACATTAAAAGGATATATTGAAAGCCCTGTTACAATGCTAGTCTAA